Proteins found in one Actinokineospora alba genomic segment:
- a CDS encoding protein-L-isoaspartate O-methyltransferase family protein: MIIDDYLDRYAAALRDSGAIRTAAVERAFRTVRRDRCVTRFYPSPTERTEVPQEQPPPREVLDVVYSDTALQTRRPGPDPASAASCSLAGLGARMLEALDLRPGHRMLEIGAGTGYNAALAATITGTRVMSIDIRFDVVRDAQAAMRGLGLKSVTVACADGYYGAPAQAPYQRVIVTTGCAGVSGHWLDQLDHDGLILAPVAHGGAHPVLAVRSDADGVSARPVLWADFPRAHGPLGHGPAPEPLPADTLTEHHGILPRLTAREHADLRFFMAVRDRRITNAARTDNNGRYALVDPNLGMAVIRADTVALTGDPALLDHLSALYQEWDRIGRPRLTEWTSRLQAAGDPAAPVLVPTQWRHTPDPS, from the coding sequence ATGATCATCGATGATTACCTGGACAGGTACGCGGCCGCGCTGCGCGACAGTGGCGCGATCCGGACCGCCGCGGTCGAGCGTGCGTTCCGCACCGTCCGGCGCGACCGCTGTGTCACGCGCTTCTACCCGTCCCCGACCGAGCGCACCGAGGTGCCGCAGGAACAACCCCCGCCCCGCGAGGTCCTCGACGTCGTCTACTCGGACACCGCCCTGCAGACCCGCAGGCCTGGCCCGGACCCCGCCTCCGCGGCGTCGTGCTCACTGGCGGGCCTGGGTGCGCGGATGCTCGAAGCACTCGATCTGCGGCCAGGGCACCGGATGCTGGAAATCGGTGCGGGCACCGGATACAACGCCGCCCTGGCCGCCACCATCACCGGCACCCGGGTGATGTCCATCGATATCCGGTTCGACGTCGTCCGCGACGCCCAGGCGGCGATGCGGGGGCTGGGATTGAAGTCCGTCACCGTGGCCTGCGCGGACGGCTACTACGGCGCGCCTGCCCAGGCGCCCTACCAGCGGGTGATCGTCACCACGGGCTGCGCGGGCGTGTCCGGGCACTGGCTCGACCAACTCGACCACGACGGACTGATCCTGGCGCCCGTGGCGCACGGCGGCGCCCACCCCGTGTTGGCCGTGCGATCGGACGCGGACGGCGTCTCGGCGCGGCCGGTCCTGTGGGCCGACTTCCCGCGCGCCCACGGCCCACTCGGCCACGGCCCGGCACCGGAGCCGCTTCCCGCGGACACGCTCACCGAACACCACGGAATCCTGCCGAGACTCACCGCGCGGGAGCACGCCGACCTCCGTTTCTTCATGGCCGTACGGGACAGGCGAATAACCAATGCGGCCCGCACCGACAACAATGGCCGATACGCCCTGGTCGATCCGAATCTCGGAATGGCCGTCATTCGGGCCGACACCGTCGCCCTGACCGGCGACCCGGCGTTACTCGATCACCTATCGGCGCTTTATCAGGAATGGGATCGGATCGGCCGACCGCGCCTCACGGAATGGACGAGCCGACTCCAGGCAGCCGGAGATCCGGCCGCGCCCGTCCTGGTCCCGACACAGTGGCGGCACACTCCCGACCCGTCATGA
- a CDS encoding PadR family transcriptional regulator produces MSELNATAAALLGLLHEGPQTGGQLVSAARERFGSFFSVTRSQVYRELPALADDGLVRLGKQGPRSSQQYVITAAGKKAFKGWLGGEPGPDHLRSPLILRLVHASTLTAKQRVALLDSAKVVYNGEHESAKLAAKSAEDPYAKAIAEFGMARAKAVLKLLDSIPKS; encoded by the coding sequence GTGTCTGAATTGAATGCAACTGCCGCGGCCCTTCTGGGTCTGCTGCACGAAGGTCCGCAGACCGGCGGCCAGCTGGTGTCCGCTGCGCGCGAGCGCTTCGGGTCCTTTTTCAGCGTCACGCGCAGCCAGGTCTATCGCGAACTGCCCGCGCTCGCCGACGACGGACTTGTCCGTCTCGGCAAGCAGGGTCCGCGGTCGAGCCAGCAGTACGTGATCACAGCCGCGGGCAAGAAGGCGTTCAAGGGCTGGCTCGGCGGCGAGCCCGGCCCTGATCACCTTCGCAGCCCGCTGATCCTGCGCCTTGTCCACGCGAGCACGCTCACCGCGAAACAGCGGGTGGCGTTGCTCGACTCCGCCAAGGTCGTCTACAACGGCGAACACGAATCCGCGAAACTGGCGGCCAAGTCCGCCGAGGATCCGTACGCCAAGGCGATCGCCGAATTCGGCATGGCGCGGGCCAAGGCAGTGCTCAAGCTGCTGGATTCGATCCCGAAGTCCTGA
- the prfB gene encoding peptide chain release factor 2, with protein MNPDVATDIKDLSATLASVEAVMDLDGLRAQIADLEEQAARPDLWDDPDAAQKVTSQLSHRQSELRKVEELRSRLDDLPVLYELAEEDEGDPAAAADADAEREKLRTDISSLEVRTLLSGEYDERDALVTIRSEAGGVDAADFAEMLMRMYLRWAERHGYPVDVFDTSYAEEAGIKSTTFRVTAPYAYGTLSVEQGTHRLVRISPFDNQGRRQTSFAAVEITPNLAQTDHVEIEDKDLRVDVYRASGPGGQGVNTTDSAVRLTHIPTGIVVSCQNERSQLQNKASAMVVLQSKLLERRRQEDQAKMDALKDSSSGSWGNQMRSYVLHPYQMVKDLRTEYEVGNPGAVLDGDIDGFLEAGIRWRRTQ; from the coding sequence GTGAACCCGGACGTCGCCACTGACATCAAGGACCTCTCCGCCACGCTCGCGAGTGTCGAGGCGGTGATGGACCTCGATGGGCTGCGCGCGCAGATCGCCGATCTGGAGGAGCAGGCAGCTCGTCCGGACCTCTGGGACGACCCCGACGCCGCGCAGAAGGTGACGAGCCAGCTCTCCCACCGGCAGTCCGAGCTGCGCAAGGTGGAGGAGCTGCGCTCCCGCCTCGACGACCTGCCCGTGCTCTACGAGCTGGCCGAAGAGGACGAGGGCGACCCCGCCGCGGCCGCCGACGCCGACGCCGAGCGCGAGAAGCTGCGGACCGACATCTCCTCCCTGGAGGTGCGCACGCTGCTGTCCGGCGAGTACGACGAGCGTGACGCCCTGGTCACCATCCGCTCCGAGGCCGGTGGCGTCGACGCCGCCGACTTCGCCGAGATGCTCATGCGCATGTACCTGCGCTGGGCCGAGCGCCACGGCTACCCGGTCGACGTCTTCGACACGTCCTACGCCGAAGAGGCGGGCATCAAGTCGACGACGTTCCGCGTCACCGCGCCCTACGCCTACGGCACGCTGTCGGTCGAGCAGGGCACGCACCGGCTGGTCCGCATCTCGCCGTTCGACAACCAGGGCCGCAGGCAGACCTCGTTCGCCGCGGTCGAGATCACGCCGAACCTCGCGCAGACCGACCACGTCGAGATCGAGGACAAGGACCTGCGCGTCGACGTCTACCGCGCGTCGGGCCCCGGCGGGCAGGGCGTCAACACGACCGACTCCGCCGTGCGCCTGACCCACATCCCGACCGGCATCGTGGTCTCCTGCCAGAACGAGCGCTCGCAGCTGCAGAACAAGGCCTCGGCCATGGTCGTGCTGCAGTCGAAGCTGCTCGAACGCCGCAGGCAGGAGGACCAGGCCAAGATGGACGCCCTCAAGGACAGCTCCAGCGGGTCCTGGGGCAACCAGATGCGCTCCTACGTCCTGCACCCGTACCAGATGGTCAAGGACCTGCGGACCGAGTACGAGGTGGGCAACCCGGGCGCGGTGCTCGACGGCGACATCGATGGCTTCCTCGAGGCCGGCATCCGCTGGCGTCGTACCCAGTAG
- the ftsE gene encoding cell division ATP-binding protein FtsE, whose amino-acid sequence MIRLEQVSKVYKTSTRPALENVSVEIDKGEFVFLIGPSGSGKSTFLRLLLREEVPSKGRVYVANFDVARMARRRVPRLRQSIGCVFQDFRLLANKTVAENVAFALEVIGKPRHTIKKVVPEVLELVGLEGKAERMPHELSGGEQQRVAIARAFVNRPLMLLADEPTGNLDPDTSQDIMLLLERINRTGTTVLMATHDHSIVDSMRRRVVELDLGRVLRDDARGVYGVGR is encoded by the coding sequence GTGATCCGCCTCGAACAGGTATCCAAGGTCTACAAGACCTCCACGCGGCCCGCCCTGGAGAATGTCTCGGTCGAGATCGACAAGGGTGAGTTCGTCTTCCTCATCGGCCCGTCGGGGTCGGGGAAGTCGACGTTCCTGCGCCTGTTGCTGCGCGAGGAGGTCCCCAGCAAGGGTCGCGTCTACGTCGCGAACTTCGACGTCGCCCGGATGGCGCGCCGCCGCGTGCCCCGGCTGCGGCAGTCCATCGGCTGTGTCTTCCAGGACTTCCGCCTCCTGGCGAACAAGACCGTCGCCGAGAACGTGGCGTTCGCGCTGGAGGTCATCGGCAAGCCCCGGCACACCATCAAGAAGGTCGTGCCCGAGGTGCTCGAGCTGGTGGGCCTCGAGGGCAAGGCCGAGCGCATGCCGCACGAGCTGTCCGGCGGTGAACAGCAGCGCGTCGCGATCGCCCGGGCCTTCGTGAACCGGCCGCTGATGCTGCTGGCCGACGAGCCGACCGGAAACCTGGACCCGGACACGAGCCAGGACATCATGCTGCTGCTGGAGCGGATCAACCGCACCGGCACGACCGTGCTGATGGCCACGCACGACCACTCCATCGTGGACTCGATGCGGCGCCGCGTCGTCGAGCTTGATCTCGGCCGTGTGCTGCGCGACGACGCCCGCGGTGTCTACGGCGTCGGCCGCTGA
- the ftsX gene encoding permease-like cell division protein FtsX produces the protein MRASFVFSEVVTGLRRNITMTIAMIITTAISLFLLGGGLLVVRMIDNTQELYQDKVEVSVYLTNDVSANDKACAADPCKGLWSSLRNDPAVEDVVFENRDQAFERFKRIFEAQPELVKLARPEALPASFRVKLVNPDRPEVITQSYGGKAGIDTITDQSEFLDRFFNALNGVRNGTFFIAGIMAIAALLLISNTVQLSAFTRKTEVGIMRLVGATRWYTQLPFLLEAVVTGVVGALVAIGMLVMGKVAFADDVLADPIQAGVVKSVDASDIALVSPILLLIAVVISAITGYVTLRLYVRT, from the coding sequence ATGCGTGCCAGCTTCGTGTTCAGCGAGGTCGTCACCGGCCTTCGCCGGAACATCACGATGACCATCGCGATGATCATCACGACCGCCATCTCGCTCTTCCTGCTCGGTGGTGGCCTGCTCGTCGTCCGGATGATCGATAACACCCAGGAGCTGTACCAGGACAAGGTCGAGGTCAGCGTCTACCTGACCAACGACGTGTCCGCGAACGACAAGGCCTGCGCGGCGGACCCGTGCAAGGGCCTGTGGTCGTCGCTGCGGAACGACCCGGCGGTCGAGGACGTCGTATTCGAGAACCGCGACCAGGCGTTCGAGCGGTTCAAGCGGATCTTCGAGGCGCAGCCGGAGTTGGTGAAGCTGGCCCGGCCGGAGGCGCTGCCCGCGTCGTTCCGGGTGAAGCTGGTCAACCCGGACCGGCCCGAGGTGATCACCCAGTCCTACGGCGGCAAGGCCGGGATCGACACCATCACCGACCAGAGCGAGTTCCTCGACCGGTTCTTCAACGCGCTCAACGGTGTCCGGAACGGAACGTTCTTCATCGCGGGCATCATGGCGATCGCGGCGCTGCTGCTGATCTCCAACACGGTCCAGCTCTCCGCGTTCACGCGGAAAACCGAGGTCGGCATCATGCGCCTGGTCGGCGCGACCCGGTGGTACACGCAGCTGCCGTTCCTCTTGGAAGCCGTGGTCACCGGTGTCGTCGGCGCGCTCGTCGCCATCGGAATGCTGGTGATGGGCAAGGTCGCCTTCGCCGACGACGTGCTCGCCGACCCGATCCAGGCCGGGGTGGTGAAGTCTGTCGACGCGTCGGACATCGCCCTGGTCTCGCCGATCTTGTTGCTGATCGCGGTCGTCATCTCGGCGATCACCGGCTACGTCACGCTGCGTCTGTACGTCCGCACGTGA
- the smpB gene encoding SsrA-binding protein SmpB, with the protein MAREKGQKVIVSNRKARHDYAVLDTFEAGVVLVGTEVKSLREGRASLVDAFATVDDGEVWLRNLHIPEYTQGTWTNHEPRRTRKLLLHKGEIERLIGKIKESGLSLVPLSMYFKDGKVKVELALAKGKKSYDKRQDLAKRDAQREISKAFGRAAKGM; encoded by the coding sequence ATGGCAAGGGAAAAGGGTCAGAAGGTGATCGTGTCGAACCGGAAGGCTCGGCACGATTACGCGGTCCTCGACACCTTCGAGGCGGGGGTAGTCCTGGTCGGGACCGAGGTGAAGAGCCTGCGCGAGGGGCGTGCGTCGCTGGTGGACGCGTTCGCGACGGTCGACGACGGCGAAGTGTGGCTGCGCAACCTGCACATCCCGGAGTACACCCAGGGCACCTGGACCAACCACGAACCGCGGCGCACGCGCAAGCTGCTGCTGCACAAGGGTGAGATCGAGCGGCTGATCGGCAAGATCAAGGAGTCCGGCCTGTCGCTGGTGCCGCTGTCGATGTATTTCAAGGACGGCAAGGTCAAGGTCGAACTCGCGCTGGCGAAGGGCAAGAAGTCCTACGACAAGCGCCAGGACCTGGCCAAGCGCGACGCGCAGCGGGAGATCAGCAAGGCCTTCGGCCGGGCGGCCAAGGGCATGTAA
- a CDS encoding amidohydrolase family protein produces the protein MRPAGDGEVAAWVSSLGLPGLVDLHVHFLPDPMQRKVWEYFDDAERNYGMAWPIHYRASEADRLATLRDLGVVAFAPLVYPHKPGMARWLTDWVLDFAARTPEAVPTATIYPEPDVADYLDAALRAGARCVKAHVQVGAYDPRSELLAPAWGMLAEAGVPVVIHCGHGPLPGDFTGLDVFGEVLRAHPRLTAVLAHAGMPELDVALDLAERYERVHLDTTMVGVPFTEQLTPLPADWTARLAGVADRVVLGTDFPSIPYPYAVQLAAIARWAQDDRLGEPFLRAVLHDTPARLLAL, from the coding sequence ATGCGGCCCGCCGGCGACGGAGAGGTCGCCGCGTGGGTGTCCTCGCTCGGGCTGCCCGGGCTGGTCGACCTCCACGTGCACTTCCTGCCGGACCCGATGCAGCGCAAGGTGTGGGAGTACTTCGACGACGCCGAGCGCAACTACGGCATGGCGTGGCCGATCCACTACCGCGCTTCCGAGGCCGACCGGTTGGCGACGTTGCGGGACCTCGGGGTCGTGGCGTTCGCGCCGCTGGTCTACCCGCACAAGCCCGGCATGGCGCGCTGGCTGACCGACTGGGTGCTCGACTTCGCAGCCCGCACACCGGAGGCCGTGCCGACCGCGACGATCTACCCGGAACCTGACGTCGCCGACTACCTCGACGCGGCTCTCCGCGCGGGTGCGCGATGCGTCAAGGCGCACGTTCAGGTCGGCGCGTACGACCCACGGTCGGAGCTCCTGGCCCCGGCGTGGGGGATGCTCGCCGAGGCCGGTGTGCCGGTCGTGATCCACTGCGGACACGGGCCGTTGCCCGGTGATTTCACTGGGCTCGACGTCTTCGGCGAGGTGCTGCGCGCGCACCCCCGGCTTACCGCCGTGCTCGCGCACGCTGGGATGCCGGAACTCGACGTGGCGCTGGACCTTGCCGAGCGGTACGAGCGCGTGCACCTCGACACGACCATGGTCGGTGTCCCGTTCACCGAGCAGCTCACGCCGCTGCCTGCCGACTGGACAGCGCGGCTCGCCGGTGTGGCCGACCGGGTCGTGCTGGGCACGGACTTCCCGAGCATCCCGTACCCGTACGCCGTCCAACTCGCCGCGATCGCTCGCTGGGCCCAAGACGACCGCCTCGGCGAGCCGTTCCTGCGGGCGGTCCTGCACGACACCCCGGCTCGGCTCCTGGCTCTCTGA
- the lon gene encoding endopeptidase La, with translation MAEAFTLPVLPLDDTVLLPGMVVPIRIGTTDIAGEVRAAVEAAQASAEDDKPRVLLVPRLDGKYARYGTLGVVEQVGRLPGGELAAVVRGTGRVRIGAGTTGPGAALWVQAELAEEQVGERAEELSREYKAMVTTILQQRGSWQVVDTVAQVDDPAALADLAGYASYLSDEQKVWLLETTDVVARLEKLIEWGREHLAELDVAETIRKDVKEGMEKQQREFLLRQQLAAVRKELAELEGKPASEEQDYRARVEAADLPEKVRDAALSEVDKLERTSEQSPEVGWIRTWLDTVLDLPWNTRTDDAYDIAGARAILDADHAGLDDVKDRIIEYLAVRKRRDERGLGVVGGRRSGAVLALAGPPGVGKTSLGESVARAMGREFVRVALGGVRDEAEIRGHRRTYVGALPGRIVRAISEAGSMNPVVLLDEIDKVGSDYRGDPTAALLEVLDPAQNHTFRDHYLEVELDLSDVVFLATANVIEQIPAPLLDRMELVRLDGYTEDEKVVIAADHLLPRQLERAGLTAEEVAVDEAALRLLAGEYTREAGVRQLERAIARILRKVTAQLALGSAELPLTVGAGDLRGYLGSPKHTPESAERTSVPGVSTGLAVTGAGGDVLFVEASLAEKGTGSSGVTLTGQLGDVMKESAQIALSYLRSHGPELGLPVAELADRGVHVHVPAGAVPKDGPSAGVTMTTALASLLSGRPVRSEVAMTGEVSLTGRVLPIGGVKQKLLAAHRAGITTVLLPQRNEPDLDDVPESVREALTVHFVGDVREVLELALAPAAEATLAA, from the coding sequence ATGGCCGAGGCGTTCACGCTTCCGGTGCTTCCGCTGGACGACACGGTCCTGCTGCCCGGCATGGTGGTGCCGATCCGGATCGGCACCACGGACATCGCGGGCGAGGTGCGCGCGGCGGTGGAGGCCGCCCAGGCGTCCGCTGAGGACGACAAGCCGCGGGTGCTGCTCGTCCCCCGACTCGACGGCAAGTACGCCCGCTACGGCACGCTCGGGGTGGTGGAGCAGGTCGGCAGGCTGCCCGGCGGCGAACTCGCCGCGGTGGTCCGCGGCACCGGCCGGGTCCGTATCGGCGCGGGCACGACCGGGCCGGGCGCCGCGCTGTGGGTGCAGGCCGAACTGGCCGAGGAGCAGGTCGGTGAGCGCGCCGAGGAGCTGTCCCGCGAATACAAGGCGATGGTGACGACGATCCTGCAGCAGCGCGGGTCGTGGCAGGTGGTCGACACCGTCGCCCAGGTCGACGACCCGGCCGCGCTCGCCGACCTCGCCGGGTACGCCTCCTACCTGTCCGACGAGCAGAAGGTGTGGCTGCTGGAGACCACCGACGTGGTCGCCCGGCTGGAGAAGCTGATCGAGTGGGGCCGCGAGCACCTGGCCGAACTCGACGTCGCCGAGACGATCCGCAAGGACGTCAAGGAAGGCATGGAGAAGCAGCAGCGGGAGTTCCTGCTGCGCCAGCAGCTCGCCGCCGTCCGCAAGGAGCTGGCCGAACTGGAGGGCAAGCCCGCGTCCGAGGAGCAGGACTACCGCGCCCGGGTGGAGGCGGCCGACCTGCCGGAGAAGGTGCGCGACGCCGCGCTGTCCGAAGTGGACAAGTTGGAGCGGACGTCGGAGCAGTCGCCGGAGGTCGGGTGGATCCGCACGTGGCTCGACACCGTCCTCGACCTCCCGTGGAACACACGAACCGATGACGCGTACGACATCGCGGGCGCACGGGCGATCCTGGATGCCGACCACGCCGGTCTCGACGACGTGAAGGACCGGATCATCGAGTACCTGGCCGTGCGCAAGCGGCGCGACGAGCGTGGGCTCGGCGTGGTCGGCGGTCGTCGCAGCGGTGCGGTGCTGGCGCTGGCCGGTCCGCCCGGGGTCGGCAAGACGTCGCTGGGCGAGTCGGTGGCCCGGGCGATGGGCCGCGAGTTCGTCCGGGTCGCGCTCGGCGGTGTCCGCGACGAGGCGGAGATCCGTGGGCACCGGCGCACCTACGTCGGCGCGCTGCCCGGCCGGATCGTCCGCGCCATCAGCGAAGCGGGCTCGATGAACCCCGTGGTGCTGCTCGACGAGATCGACAAGGTGGGCTCGGACTACCGCGGCGACCCGACTGCCGCGCTGCTGGAAGTCCTTGACCCGGCGCAGAACCACACGTTCCGCGACCACTACCTGGAAGTCGAGCTCGACCTGTCCGATGTGGTCTTCCTGGCCACGGCGAACGTCATCGAGCAGATCCCGGCGCCGCTGCTCGACCGGATGGAGCTGGTCCGGCTCGACGGGTACACCGAGGACGAGAAGGTCGTCATCGCCGCCGACCACCTGCTGCCCAGGCAGTTGGAGCGGGCGGGCCTGACCGCCGAGGAGGTGGCGGTCGACGAGGCCGCGCTGCGCCTGCTGGCGGGGGAGTACACCCGCGAAGCCGGTGTGCGGCAACTGGAACGGGCGATCGCGCGCATCCTGCGCAAGGTCACCGCGCAGCTGGCGCTCGGCTCGGCGGAACTGCCGCTCACCGTCGGAGCCGGGGACCTGCGCGGCTACCTCGGGAGTCCGAAACACACTCCCGAGTCGGCGGAGCGCACCTCGGTCCCCGGTGTGTCCACCGGCCTCGCGGTGACGGGCGCGGGCGGCGACGTGTTGTTCGTGGAGGCGTCGCTGGCCGAGAAAGGCACCGGCTCGAGTGGAGTGACGCTCACCGGCCAATTGGGTGATGTCATGAAGGAGTCCGCGCAGATCGCATTGTCCTATTTGCGCTCACACGGGCCGGAATTGGGATTGCCGGTGGCCGAATTGGCCGACCGCGGCGTCCACGTGCACGTGCCCGCGGGCGCGGTCCCGAAGGACGGGCCGAGTGCCGGGGTCACCATGACCACGGCGCTGGCGTCGCTGCTCTCGGGCAGGCCGGTGCGCTCGGAGGTGGCGATGACCGGTGAGGTGTCGCTGACCGGGCGGGTGCTGCCGATCGGCGGGGTGAAGCAGAAACTGCTGGCCGCGCACCGGGCGGGCATCACCACCGTGCTGCTGCCGCAGCGCAACGAGCCGGACCTGGACGACGTGCCCGAGTCCGTCCGCGAGGCCCTGACCGTGCACTTCGTCGGCGACGTCCGGGAGGTGCTGGAACTGGCCCTGGCACCCGCCGCGGAGGCCACGCTCGCCGCGTGA
- a CDS encoding S8 family serine peptidase, whose translation MGQVRVARLRRFGVPGLITALALGVLTPTAVAEGVVLGADRADAVKDSYIVVVKDSAAPRSASARTAAALTGKYGGSVTVAWQHAVNGFSARMTAGQARRLAVDPAVAMVEQDALVKVSEDQLNPPSWGLNRVDQRNLPLDNKYSYGTRASNVTAYVIDTGVRVSHSTFEGRARWGTNTVDSNNTDCHGHGTHVAGTVGGKEYGVAKGVKIVAVKVLNCSGSGSNTGVISGVDWVTRNAVKPAVANMSLGGGAAASLDTAVRNSIAAGITYALASGNDNGNACNYSPARVTEGITVNASDRNDARASFSNFGTCTDIFAPGVGIMSAWMTNDTATNTISGTSMAAPHVAGAAAVWLANRPSDTPAQVQAGLIAASTPNKVTNPGTGSPNRLLYIDPGTPTNPVALPSPGNQTGTVGVATSVKLSATGGTAPYTWSGAGLPPGIAVGSSTTQSVAVEGTPTTAGSFNASVTVKDAAGTTATASFTWTIAGGGQLTLPSPGDQTGKVGVDTGVKLVVSGGTGPYSWTASGLPGGIALNPTDTDVAIIGGTPSAAGVFAVKVDVRDSTGAAASASFSWTIEGGGSLTLPNPGDQTGAVGVEAGVKLAVSGGTGPYAWSATGLPAGISLQPGDSDRAVLSGTPSAAGVFAVKVDVRDSTGAAASASFTWTITGGSCPPAQKVVNPGFESGATGWTSSVNVIGQHSAYPAHGGTWSAWLGGWGSVSNESFSQEVVVPAGCSSARLSFWLRVDSAETDPTAYDRMTVSLGGKTLASFSNLNEAGYREFSYSVAEFAGQTVAVRFASTEDESLQTSFLVDDVTVSVG comes from the coding sequence ATGGGACAAGTTCGCGTGGCCCGGCTACGCCGCTTCGGTGTGCCCGGCCTGATCACCGCCCTGGCGCTGGGTGTGTTGACACCCACCGCCGTGGCCGAGGGCGTCGTGCTCGGCGCCGACCGCGCCGACGCGGTCAAGGACAGCTACATCGTCGTCGTGAAGGACAGCGCCGCGCCCAGATCCGCCTCCGCGCGGACCGCGGCGGCGCTGACCGGCAAGTACGGCGGCTCCGTCACGGTGGCGTGGCAGCACGCGGTGAACGGGTTCTCCGCGCGGATGACGGCGGGTCAGGCGCGCAGGCTCGCGGTCGACCCCGCCGTGGCCATGGTCGAGCAGGACGCGCTGGTTAAGGTCAGCGAGGACCAGCTCAACCCGCCGTCGTGGGGACTGAACCGGGTCGACCAGCGGAACCTGCCGCTGGACAACAAGTACAGCTACGGCACGCGGGCGTCGAACGTGACGGCCTACGTGATCGACACCGGCGTCCGCGTCTCGCACAGCACCTTCGAGGGCCGGGCGAGGTGGGGCACGAACACGGTGGACAGCAACAACACCGACTGCCACGGGCACGGCACGCACGTCGCGGGCACGGTGGGCGGCAAGGAATACGGCGTCGCGAAGGGTGTCAAGATCGTCGCGGTCAAGGTGCTCAACTGCTCCGGGTCCGGCTCGAACACCGGGGTGATCAGCGGCGTCGACTGGGTGACCCGCAACGCGGTGAAACCCGCCGTGGCCAACATGAGTCTCGGCGGCGGGGCGGCGGCCTCGCTCGACACGGCGGTCCGCAACTCGATCGCCGCGGGCATCACGTACGCGCTCGCGTCGGGCAACGACAACGGGAACGCCTGCAACTACTCGCCCGCCCGCGTCACCGAGGGCATCACGGTCAACGCCTCCGACCGCAACGACGCGCGCGCCAGCTTCTCGAACTTCGGCACCTGCACCGACATCTTCGCGCCCGGCGTGGGGATCATGTCGGCCTGGATGACCAACGACACCGCGACGAACACCATCAGCGGCACCTCGATGGCCGCGCCGCACGTCGCCGGAGCGGCGGCCGTCTGGCTGGCCAACCGGCCGTCGGACACCCCGGCGCAGGTGCAGGCGGGCCTGATCGCGGCGTCGACGCCGAACAAGGTCACCAACCCGGGCACCGGGTCGCCGAACCGGCTGCTCTACATCGACCCGGGCACACCGACGAACCCGGTCGCGCTGCCGAGCCCGGGGAACCAGACCGGAACCGTCGGGGTCGCGACGAGCGTCAAGCTCTCCGCCACTGGTGGAACGGCGCCGTACACGTGGTCGGGTGCGGGGCTGCCGCCGGGAATCGCGGTCGGGTCCAGCACTACGCAGTCGGTCGCGGTAGAGGGCACGCCCACCACCGCGGGTTCGTTCAACGCTTCGGTGACTGTCAAGGATGCCGCGGGCACTACGGCGACGGCTTCGTTCACGTGGACCATCGCTGGCGGTGGGCAGCTCACGTTGCCTAGCCCTGGGGATCAGACCGGCAAGGTCGGGGTGGACACGGGAGTGAAGCTGGTCGTGTCGGGCGGGACCGGTCCGTACTCGTGGACCGCCAGTGGGTTGCCCGGTGGCATCGCACTGAACCCGACGGACACCGACGTCGCGATCATCGGCGGCACTCCTTCCGCCGCAGGGGTCTTCGCGGTGAAGGTCGACGTTCGGGACAGCACTGGTGCCGCTGCTTCGGCTTCGTTCAGCTGGACCATCGAGGGTGGCGGAAGTCTGACGCTGCCGAACCCGGGTGATCAGACTGGTGCTGTCGGCGTGGAGGCCGGGGTCAAGCTCGCTGTTTCCGGTGGCACTGGGCCTTACGCGTGGTCGGCTACGGGGCTGCCTGCGGGGATTTCGTTGCAGCCAGGGGATTCCGACCGGGCTGTGCTGTCGGGGACGCCTTCAGCCGCTGGGGTTTTCGCGGTGAAGGTGGACGTTCGGGACAGCACTGGCGCTGCGGCTTCGGCTTCGTTCACTTGGACGATTACCGGTGGTTCTTGTCCGCCTGCGCAGAAGGTGGTGAACCCTGGGTTTGAGTCCGGTGCCACCGGGTGGACTTCTTCGGTGAACGTCATCGGGCAGCACAGTGCATATCCTGCGCATGGTGGGACTTGGAGTGCTTGGCTCGGTGGGTGGGGGTCGGTCAGCAACGAGTCGTTCTCGCAGGAGGTGGTTGTGCCTGCCGGATGTTCGAGTGCCCGGTTGTCGTTCTGGCTGCGGGTCGACAGCGCTGAGACTGATCCGACGGCGTACGACCGGATGACCGTTTCGTTGGGCGGCAAGACGTTGGCGTCGTTCTCGAACCTGAACGAGGCGGGCTATCGGGAGTTCAGCTACTCCGTCGCGGAGTTCGCCGGCCAGACTGTGGCTGTGCGGTTCGCGTCTACTGAGGACGAGAGTTTGCAGACTTCGTTCCTGGTTGATGATGTGACGGTTTCGGTCGGGTGA